The genomic interval tttaaaaaagtattattgaAATGAAAACTTGCACGCATGTGGCATGGGCAGTCTCCATCACCAACTTCATCTTGGTCCACCTGTTCAATCATAGAGCTTCTCTTATTAATGTCTTCCACTCTGTTCTTTGTTTGCATTTGTACTTTGATTATAGCAGCCACATCTCAATTCTCACATACCGTAGATACTTTCCACACTTTTCTGTTGGAACCTGGTCCTCACACAGAATGCAAAAATGGAATATTTTACATGCTGCACACTGAATTCAAAAACTGTTTATACTTTTCtgctaaatgttttaaatggataatttttttttgacttAACATTGTATCGAACTAAAGgattattttgatttaatttaaaagggaataaaaaataagaacagatttaaaatgaaaacatacttattttttaagaatataacttaaattaattttaaatttagatttaataGTTTGACagataagttttaaaataataatagtttgacattaagattacaatgttaacttgataattaaatatattattattttattaaaaaacataatattttattgttaaaagaAGATGTAAAGTGGAAGTAAGAGAAAAAATAgtgtgaaataattttttcaaaattttaacatatatatgtgttttaataaaatattttttttcttcttataaaTCAATCAAGTTTGGACAGTTTCCATGATTCAGTTTTTTCTAGAAATTTCTCACTCTAGTCTCATACATTCTCTCTATACTTCCATATTAATGAAAAATTGGTTTTAAGTTTTTTAGAAATCTTAAATAAGTATAAATAAAGTATAatgttactttttttaaataatattaatttcaaaTCCATATCTCTCGTAGGTGCTGTTTACAAGATCATTACAAAGGTGTTGTCACTCCGTATGAAGGAAGTTATGTTTGATGTCATTGATGATTGTCAATCAGCTTTCCTTAGTAACAGAGGTCTTTTGGATAGTGTCGTTATGGCCAATGAAGCGCTGGAAGAGTGTACGAGGAATCATAGGAGTGGAGTATGCTTTAAGGTGGACTTTGAAAAGGCATATGACTCAGTTAGATGGAGTTTTCTATTTGATATGCTTCAGAGGTTGGGTTTTCATGAAAAATGGATTCTGTGGGTGAAAGGATGTTTGGCTTCGTCTTCAGTATCCGTTTTGGTCAATGGGAGTCCTACGGAGGAATTCAGACCGTCTAGGGGGTTAAGACAGGGAGATCCTTTGGCTCCATTCCTGTTCCTGGTGGTAGCTGAAGGACTAGCAGGGCTGGTGAGGTAAGCATTGAGTATGGAGGTGCTTAGGGGCATCAAGGTAGGGAGAAATGGCATTGAGTGTTGCTTATTACAGTTTGCTGATGACACACTTTTTCTGTGTGAGGACTCTTTCAACAATATCTTCGCTATTAAGGCCATCCTGCGATGCTATGAAATAGTATCAGGCTTGAAAGTTAATTTCCATAAATCAAAGTTGGTTGGTATAAGGGTTGACAGCTTCGTCCTGAATATCTATGCGAAGACGCTCAACTGCCACACATTGAGATTACCATTCCAATACTTGGGGGTAGAAGTTGGTGGTAATCCGAGGAAGAAGCAATTATGGGAGCCGGTTGTGACAAAATTAGAAGCTAAACTTAGCTCCTGGAAAAGAAGATTTCTATCTATGGCAGGTAGAATATGCCTGCTAAAATCGGTATTCACTACCATACCACTTTTCTATCTATCCATTTTTAAAGCCCCACTAGCAGTATGCAACAGGATAAAGAGTATACAAAGAAGATTTCTCTGGACGTGGGGAAGAGAGAACAAAATGATTTCTTGGGTAAGTTGGGACAACGTTTGCAAGCCCCCTGAGGAAGGTGGGTTAGGGATCAAAGAGATCAGAAGTTTTAATACTGCTCTACTGGCAAAGTGGAAATGGCGGTTTATGAGTAAAGAGGAAGGGAAATGGAAAGACAtacttaaatcaaaatatgtcGTAGGAACAGGAGGTCGACAGTTGGGGCTGAAATATCAATCGTGGTGGTGGAGGGATCTAATCAAAGTATGTGGCGAGAGTGAACATGAGGGATGGTTCCAAAAAGCTGTTGAGTGGAAAGTAGGGGATGGGGGCATAACTAGATTCTGGGAGGACGTGTGGCTTCAAAATATTTGCCTCAAAAATTTATATCCTAGACTATACGTTGTGTCATTAGATCAAGGTAAAATGGTGGGAGAGGTTGGAAGATGGGAGGGTGATATATGGCGGTGGCGGTTAAACTggaaaagagaaagatttgtaTGGGAGGTGAACATGGAAGAAGAGTTATTATCAAGCTTGACAACAGGTATCATACGCCAGGATGCTCAAGATAACCTTGTATGGAGGGGAGACCCAAAAGGGGTGTTCTCGATGAAATCAACATACTCCACCTTGAGCCATCATCAAACCATTGGAGCAGAGGATAATGTTTTTGGGATTCTATGGCAGCTGAAAGCCATGCCCAAAGTACTTATCACTGCCTGTAGAGTCCTTCTTGACAGACTCCCAACCACTGACAATCTCATAAGAAGAGTAGTTTTCGTGGACTCACCTTTATGTGTTATGTGCAGATTGTTTGAGGAATCATCTCAACATCTCTTCCTTGAATGCGAACATGCGCAACGTGTTTGGTCCCGCTGTTATCGCTGGATTGGTATTTTGGGGGTCCACAACAAATACATTAGGAATCACTTGGAAAATTTTTACTTAATCCACTTATCAAGTGCGCAAAATCAGGTGTGGAGAGGTTTATGGACAACAATTATTAGATGTATGTGGGAGCAACGAAACCAAGTTGTCTTTAAAGGAGGGGTCCCCGATGCAGATGAAGCTTTCCAAAATGCTCAGTTACTGTCATGGCTGTGGTTAAAACACAAGGCACTTGGATTCTCATATGCTTTTTCCGACTGGCTTTTGAATCCCATCCCGTGCCTTACTGCTGTTAGCTGATATATCACTTCTTCATGCTGCAAAGGTGCCATGCTGCTTCGTGTTATTGGTTTCTGGTTTTCGGTTTGTTGATACAGGGGGGATTTAAGGGATACAAGTGTTACACAATACAATCTCTAATGAAGGCTTCTATGTTAGCAAAAGGATCACGGGGAAGGTAGATTCAGGGTTGGAAAAGCAATGGCAGCGGGTTAAAGTAGTGGAAAAGTTATCAGTTACAAGGGTTAGAATGGCAGTGAATGCTTATGCCAGTAGAGGTTTCTTCCTACTGAGTATAAATAACAATCATAATGTGGCTTACCAAGAGTTGAAATGGAGGGTTTGCCTCGGAATATGTCAAAGAAGGGTTAGAATATGCTTGGTCCAATGCAATACTAAGTGAGGCAAGTTCCAATCCTACTATGCAGCTGGTGTTGGGCTTGTCCAGTTATGTAGCAGGAGCACCTACACAACACGTTCAGAATAGTAATAATGAGTGGCGATAGGAATTTTGAAGAGGTCTGTTACGAGTTTAGAGCATTAGAACACTGAATTTGGTAGTCTTTTCAGCAGAGTGCTGCAGAGGTGAGAATATAGATTGGTGCAGAGTTTATTGTAAGCCCATTGAGTATGTAGGGTATTGGTAATGCTAGTATAAGGAGTTGTTAGGCAACCTAGCTGCTAAATTGGTGGCTGCCACAATCCGTGCCAAAGGTGCACCTGTAGGATGCTGCTATTAAAGACTTAGGCACATACACTGACTAACTGTTTCAGGAGCTCACCAAGTGAAGTATTGTGTTAGCCAGTGATTGTTTACTGGTGACCAAGCTTTGACAGCTTGCCATGTTGCTAGCCAAGTTCACTTTATAACAAAACCTGCATTAATCCTTGGACCAACATAAAGTGTTGGATATGAGAGAAGAT from Phaseolus vulgaris cultivar G19833 chromosome 1, P. vulgaris v2.0, whole genome shotgun sequence carries:
- the LOC137815337 gene encoding secreted RxLR effector protein 78-like, whose amino-acid sequence is MKEVMFDVIDDCQSAFLSNRGLLDSVVMANEALEECTRNHRSGVCFKVDFEKAYDSVRWSFLFDMLQRLGFHEKWILWVKGCLASSSVSVLVNGSPTEEFRPSRGLRQGDPLAPFLFLVVAEGLAGLVR